From the genome of Pseudomonas yamanorum, one region includes:
- a CDS encoding saccharopine dehydrogenase family protein: MTLRVMVVGGYGNFGSIVCRHLAVAPGIELVISGRDPHKLQRKVDELKSQSGTGCEGWCGDAMGAGFASVLRSMNIQWVIHTGGPFQGQSYAVAQSCIDAGVNYCDLSDCRTFVNGVSVLDAQARQAGVAILSGCSSVPTLSSAIIDQYRYRFTRIDAIEHGISSSAKMPGLSTVEGVLAYAGKPIKQLRHGQVHEVLGWQDLTLRKMPELGMRVLANVDVPDMDIFASRYGAHTLSFKAGAGLKLGGVANYLLAQALRTGIVRDHVAWAARLHRLGTWFERFGDGKSAMYIDVKGLGTEGQPLSLAVQLTALNDKGPEIPSCAAVALALKIAQGYVPEPGARPCVGEITVDEYMAAINDPANLSLAVQFSDGQG, from the coding sequence ATGACACTCAGGGTGATGGTGGTCGGTGGCTACGGCAATTTCGGCAGCATCGTTTGCCGGCATTTGGCGGTAGCGCCGGGCATTGAACTGGTGATCTCGGGCCGCGACCCACACAAGTTGCAGCGCAAAGTGGATGAGCTGAAAAGCCAGTCGGGCACTGGGTGCGAAGGCTGGTGTGGCGATGCCATGGGCGCCGGGTTCGCGTCCGTGTTGCGGTCGATGAACATCCAGTGGGTGATCCACACCGGCGGGCCGTTCCAGGGGCAATCCTATGCGGTCGCCCAGAGCTGCATCGACGCGGGCGTGAACTACTGCGACCTTTCCGACTGCCGCACCTTCGTCAACGGCGTGAGCGTGCTGGATGCACAAGCCCGGCAGGCAGGCGTGGCGATCCTCAGTGGTTGCAGCTCCGTGCCGACGCTGTCGTCCGCCATCATCGATCAGTACCGCTACCGCTTCACCCGCATCGACGCGATCGAACACGGCATTTCCTCCTCGGCCAAGATGCCGGGCCTGTCCACCGTCGAAGGCGTGCTGGCTTACGCAGGCAAACCGATCAAGCAACTCCGGCATGGCCAGGTGCATGAAGTGCTGGGCTGGCAGGACCTGACGCTGCGCAAGATGCCCGAGCTTGGCATGCGGGTGTTGGCGAATGTGGACGTGCCCGACATGGACATCTTCGCCAGTCGCTATGGCGCCCACACTTTGAGCTTCAAGGCTGGCGCGGGGCTCAAGCTGGGTGGTGTCGCCAACTACCTGCTGGCCCAGGCGCTGCGCACGGGAATCGTGCGAGACCATGTCGCCTGGGCCGCGCGCCTGCATCGGCTGGGCACCTGGTTCGAGCGCTTTGGCGATGGCAAAAGCGCGATGTACATCGACGTGAAGGGCCTCGGCACTGAAGGGCAACCGCTGTCCCTGGCGGTGCAACTGACGGCCCTGAATGACAAAGGCCCGGAAATCCCCAGCTGCGCCGCCGTTGCCCTGGCCCTCAAAATCGCCCAAGGCTACGTGCCTGAACCCGGTGCGCGGCCGTGCGTTGGCGAAATCACCGTCGACGAATACATGGCTGCCATCAACGACCCGGCGAACCTCAGCCTGGCCGTCCAATTCTCTGACGGGCAGGGCTGA
- a CDS encoding GNAT family N-acetyltransferase: protein MELYTERLYLRQLEAGDWDLFLTLHTDPTVIQYVCDAPSEAETRERFESRLPHWLPGSRHWLCLVVFDRQSGCAVGVTGLKLEPDEEATAEVGYLFLSGQHGKGYGVESLQRVMDYAHDILGLKVLKAVVTEGNAASCRLLEKCGFVFEQREGDAYQINGQVFDDLIYRHRMAGALSNEAVATL, encoded by the coding sequence ATGGAGCTATACACCGAGCGGCTTTACCTGCGGCAACTGGAAGCCGGCGACTGGGATTTATTCCTCACGTTGCACACCGACCCGACGGTGATCCAGTACGTCTGCGACGCCCCGTCCGAAGCCGAAACCCGCGAGAGATTTGAATCCCGGTTACCGCACTGGTTGCCTGGCTCCAGGCACTGGTTGTGCCTGGTCGTGTTCGACCGGCAAAGTGGTTGTGCCGTTGGGGTCACGGGATTGAAGCTGGAGCCGGATGAAGAAGCGACGGCAGAAGTCGGCTACTTGTTCCTCAGCGGGCAACACGGGAAGGGATACGGCGTTGAATCGCTGCAACGGGTTATGGATTACGCCCACGACATACTTGGGTTGAAGGTGCTGAAGGCTGTTGTGACAGAGGGTAATGCGGCTTCTTGCCGGCTGCTGGAGAAGTGCGGTTTCGTGTTTGAGCAACGTGAGGGCGATGCTTATCAAATTAATGGGCAGGTGTTTGATGACCTGATCTACCGGCATCGGATGGCTGGGGCTCTGAGTAATGAGGCGGTGGCGACTCTTTAG